In Exiguobacterium acetylicum, the genomic stretch CAATACGAACAGTACCAACAAGAAACACCACCTATAAGATCATTTTCTATCCGCGATACAGTTGCCGAACCCGCTGTCGATTACACCGTTATTGAACCAAACCTCATGCAGATTCCAGCTTTAGAAGAACTGAATCGTTTGCGTGAGCGAAAAGAAACAAAAGCAATGGTCATTGCGGCAACAGGAACAGGGAAAACGTATTTAGCAGCATTTGATGTCCGTCAAGCTCAGGCTAAAAAAGTATTATTTGTTGCACATCGTGGAAAGCTACTATCACAAGCTGAGCATACATTTAGGCAAGTTTTTTCAAATGAAAGTTATACATTTGGTAGATATTCAGGATCACAACAAATTCAAGATGCACAATTTACCTTCGCTACCGTTCAAACACTTTCAAAAGAGGTTCATCTTAATCAATTTTTACAGGATACGTTTGACTACATCATTATTGATGAATTCCATCACGCTTCATCTGCTTCTTACCAAAACATTCTTAACTACTTTACGCCGAAATTTTTGCTTGGCGTAACGGCAACACCAGAACGAATGGATGGTCAAAATATCTTCCAGCTTGTTGACTATAATGTCGCTTACGAAGTTCGTCTGTATGATGCCTTAGCACAAGATTTACTTTCACCATTCCATTATTTTGGTATTCAAGATGATGAATCGATTGATTATTCTCTTATTCCTCAACAAAACGGCTTTTATGTAGAACAAGATCTTGTTGTTGCACTCGAACGCTCAACACGAACAGATTATATTGTTGAAATGATTCGTAAATTTGGGTTCAGTGGTAATCAGGCTGTTGGATTAGGATTCTGCGTCAATATCAATCATGCAGAGTTTATGGAGCAAGAATTTAAACGACATCAAATTGAAGCAATGGCTGTTACAAGTAAACAGTCTGAAGAAGAACGCGAAGAAGCCATTCGCCGACTAGAGGACGATCAAGATCCACTACAATATATTTTTACAGTTGACTTGTTTAACGAAGGAGTCGATATTCCAAAAGTCAATCTCATGCTATTTTTACGTCCTACGGAGTCTCCTACTATTTTTATTCAACAATTGGGGAGAGGCTTACGTAAACATAGCTCAAAAGAATTTGTTACGATTTTAGATTTTATCGGAAATAGTCAAAAGGCTTTTGTTGCACCGCTTGTGTTGTCTGGTCAACAATCGTTTCATTCTATTGATCGTTATAAAATTGCTACTGCTGTAAAACAGCATTTTCCGATTTTACCGGAAGGATCTTTAGCCATTCTAGACTCAATTACAGAAAGATTTATTATTGAACAAATGAAAAAAATAGAGTTTTCAGCTAGCAAACAGCTCCGTGAAAGTTATCAACGGCTGACACGTATGATCGGAAATCTTCCGAGTTTAAATGATTTAGTTACGCATAAAGACGCACCAGCTATTGAAAGTATTGTTCAGCAATGGAGAAGTACATTACGTCTTAAGCAACTTGAAAAACATGCTACCGATGAAGAACTACGTTTATTGCTCGATGACACGACACGCAAAATTGTTGAACAGCTCGAAGGACTATTCCCAATTCGTGAGCCCTTCAGCTTACTGATTTTAAAACATTTACTGCATCATCCTTCTGCTTCAGTACAAGATATTGAACAAGAAGTTTTCAAAGAATTCGCCTTATCGACGAATCATTCTTTTTCAAAACGACCTATCATTCATCATCTTTTTAAACGCTGGTCTACTGCGTTTAAAAATGACCGTATTCAATTGCTAGATGCTGTATCAGAAGAGCGCTATCGCTTTTCAAATACAGTCGTTCAAGCACTTCAACAATCAACTGAATTACGTTCATATATGATGCATTTTATCCAAGCAGGTCTACTTGCATTTCATCAACTACCAGATCGAATTAACTGGTTGATCGAAGACCAGGCGTTTCTATTACATCAAACATACAATCGTTCTGTTATCCAACGTCTTCTTTGTTCACCAAGTCAGGAAGGTTCTTGGCGTGAAGGCGTAGCTCAAGCTGGTGACGATTATATTTTATTCGTGAATTTACACAAAGATGAAGCCATTGATGAGCAACTAAAATATAATGATTATTTCTTAGATCAATATCGTTTCCACTGGCAGTCTCAAAGTAATGCAACTGCTACAGGTAAAGCCGGTACTTTATATCAAAACCATGAGAGCGAAGGAATTCGTATTCATTTGTTTATGCGGAAAGCAGATAAAGAACAAGGAAAAACGCTACCGTTCACATACTTTGGCCAGTTAAAGCATCTTCAAAGTACAGGTTCTAAACCGATTAGTGTGACTTGGTCACTTCATTCTCCATTATCAATTGAACTGTTTAAAGAGTGGCAAACTCTTTCTTAATGTACTCAACTGCAGGAATATCGGCAGGAGCCCATTCAAGCTGATCAAGGTCTGAAACAGATACCCAGCGAAGCTCTGCATGTTCTACAGCAATCGGTTCTCCTGTTACGATTTCAGCTTCAAACGTATGCAATGTAACAATAATAGCATCGTACTCGTACGTCGTTTTTTCGATTGGCTGTTTAACCTTAATGTTACATTTTAATTCTTCATTGATTTCGCGAACTAACGACTGTGAAGGCGTTTCATGTAGCTCAATTTTTCCACCAGGAAACTCCCATAAGTTGGGCAATGACATTTGGCTACTACGAAGTGCACACAATATTTCATTATGATCGTTGCGAATGACAGCCCCTACGACTTGAACATGTTTTTTCATTTTTATGTTTCACTCCAAATCATTATAGATTTTTCAGTTCTTTGCTTATCATAACAAAAACCGTTATTCCTTTGACTTATACAAAGAATAGCGGTTTTATTTATATCCAGTTATCCACATGTGGATAACCCCATTTATGGTATACTTATGGCACTTATCCACAAGTAGAAATGAGGAAACTAACATGCCCCGTGAACTTTATCCAGTTGTCGTCAAACCAGAATGGATTGAATCGATTCAAAGCGGGTATCCCGCGTTACGCAAGGAAATGTTCGAAGCTTTGCACCATGTCAAAGAGGCAGGCGCACTACTTCACCTGATGACAGAACATAAAGAATACCTCGCGACCGGTTATTTTGGCAAGCAGGAAAAAGGTGTCGGTTGGACTCTCTCAATGGACGAGCAAGAAGCGATTGATGTCGCCTTCTTCAAACAACTTTTTGAAAAAGCGTTA encodes the following:
- a CDS encoding DUF3427 domain-containing protein; this translates as MSYYETLRSSTETNSQSDTTSVSVPAHDYTTELLTHLNQVLYQSLDHLQKQDKPDQMVETVNEWLLHLNQPPIDSPLHRELTTNTTHALPTQYKNSLRAWELIAPGQLEQEQLLHHINQELWTASAADWMVSFTRHSGIQTLVPALKEAEAQNKPIRILTSFYMNITEAKAIRQLMEFSNIEVKIYEPIKKNHAFHPKAYLFSRPDQLDSAIVGSSNLSKSALTHGMEWNIRIPSTPVTTLVTQAKNLFEQLWNSHEATICTEELLVQYEQYQQETPPIRSFSIRDTVAEPAVDYTVIEPNLMQIPALEELNRLRERKETKAMVIAATGTGKTYLAAFDVRQAQAKKVLFVAHRGKLLSQAEHTFRQVFSNESYTFGRYSGSQQIQDAQFTFATVQTLSKEVHLNQFLQDTFDYIIIDEFHHASSASYQNILNYFTPKFLLGVTATPERMDGQNIFQLVDYNVAYEVRLYDALAQDLLSPFHYFGIQDDESIDYSLIPQQNGFYVEQDLVVALERSTRTDYIVEMIRKFGFSGNQAVGLGFCVNINHAEFMEQEFKRHQIEAMAVTSKQSEEEREEAIRRLEDDQDPLQYIFTVDLFNEGVDIPKVNLMLFLRPTESPTIFIQQLGRGLRKHSSKEFVTILDFIGNSQKAFVAPLVLSGQQSFHSIDRYKIATAVKQHFPILPEGSLAILDSITERFIIEQMKKIEFSASKQLRESYQRLTRMIGNLPSLNDLVTHKDAPAIESIVQQWRSTLRLKQLEKHATDEELRLLLDDTTRKIVEQLEGLFPIREPFSLLILKHLLHHPSASVQDIEQEVFKEFALSTNHSFSKRPIIHHLFKRWSTAFKNDRIQLLDAVSEERYRFSNTVVQALQQSTELRSYMMHFIQAGLLAFHQLPDRINWLIEDQAFLLHQTYNRSVIQRLLCSPSQEGSWREGVAQAGDDYILFVNLHKDEAIDEQLKYNDYFLDQYRFHWQSQSNATATGKAGTLYQNHESEGIRIHLFMRKADKEQGKTLPFTYFGQLKHLQSTGSKPISVTWSLHSPLSIELFKEWQTLS
- the mutT gene encoding 8-oxo-dGTP diphosphatase MutT, whose amino-acid sequence is MKKHVQVVGAVIRNDHNEILCALRSSQMSLPNLWEFPGGKIELHETPSQSLVREINEELKCNIKVKQPIEKTTYEYDAIIVTLHTFEAEIVTGEPIAVEHAELRWVSVSDLDQLEWAPADIPAVEYIKKEFATL